A window of Halostella salina contains these coding sequences:
- the asd gene encoding aspartate-semialdehyde dehydrogenase — protein sequence MSVRVGVLGATGAVGQRLIQLLDPHPDFEIAALTASEDSAGRQYREAAKWRVDSPIPEGVADSTVHATDPDEVPDDVDLLFSSLPSSVGEAVEPDFAEAGYVVSSNSSNARLADDVPLVIPEVNHDHLDLIEVQRDERGWDGALIKNPNCSTITMVPTLAVLDQFGLERVQVSTLQAVSGAGYDGVSSMEIIDNVLPHIGGEEEKMETESRKLLGEFDGAALSWHDADVSASCNRVPTLDGHLENVWAETSEDVTPDAAEDAFRDAPGLDLHSSPDSLIRVFEDPNRPQPRLDRNIEGGQGIAVGPVQSTTDGLQYDCLAHNTIRGAAGASVLNGELLLDQGYL from the coding sequence ATGTCCGTACGAGTAGGCGTGCTTGGCGCGACCGGTGCGGTCGGCCAGCGACTCATCCAGCTGCTCGACCCGCATCCCGACTTCGAGATCGCAGCGCTCACCGCAAGCGAGGACTCCGCGGGACGACAGTACCGCGAGGCGGCGAAGTGGCGCGTCGACAGCCCCATCCCCGAAGGGGTTGCCGACAGCACCGTCCACGCGACCGACCCCGACGAAGTCCCCGACGATGTGGATCTGCTCTTCTCCTCGCTCCCCTCCAGCGTCGGCGAGGCCGTCGAACCCGACTTCGCCGAGGCCGGCTACGTCGTCTCGTCGAACTCCTCGAACGCGCGGCTGGCCGACGACGTGCCGCTCGTCATCCCGGAGGTCAACCACGACCACCTCGACCTCATCGAGGTCCAGCGCGACGAGCGCGGCTGGGACGGCGCGCTCATCAAGAACCCCAACTGCTCGACGATCACGATGGTGCCGACGCTCGCGGTCCTCGACCAGTTCGGGCTGGAGCGCGTGCAGGTGTCGACCCTGCAGGCCGTCTCCGGCGCGGGCTACGACGGCGTCAGCTCCATGGAGATCATCGACAACGTCCTCCCGCACATCGGCGGCGAGGAGGAGAAGATGGAGACCGAATCGCGCAAGCTGCTCGGCGAGTTCGACGGCGCGGCGCTGTCGTGGCACGACGCCGACGTGTCCGCGTCCTGCAACCGGGTTCCGACGCTCGACGGCCACCTCGAAAACGTCTGGGCCGAGACCAGCGAGGACGTGACGCCCGACGCCGCCGAGGATGCGTTCCGCGACGCGCCCGGTCTCGACCTGCACTCCTCGCCCGACAGCCTCATCCGCGTGTTCGAGGACCCGAACCGCCCCCAGCCGCGCCTCGACCGCAACATCGAGGGCGGCCAGGGGATCGCGGTCGGCCCCGTCCAGTCGACGACCGACGGCCTCCAGTACGACTGTCTCGCCCACAACACCATCCGCGGCGCGGCCGGCGCGAGCGTGCTGAACGGGGAACTGCTGCTCGATCAGGGCTACTTATAA
- a CDS encoding hemolysin family protein, with protein sequence MNGIELTLRLVAGLALILANGFFVAIEFALTRVRQYPESEFDVPGLRRAWEMTHDLEIYLTSCQVGISATSIAVGIVAEPALAALIDPVFENTLLAAVGAGGIVAFIIINLLHLTHGEQTPTYLGVERTKFVARWGATPLYWFAKLLYPVIVIGDKVAKWTLGLFGIEMTGAWLETETERVESRAELRNRLGSLLARGDVPAERREEVLNALTVGERPVSEVMTDRDEVVFLSTAAPVEENVERIGGSPHTRFPLVGDDPSDFRGIVYVPAVVDRIDELRRGEVTFEDIAAPPMTIPDDTPISEAVDRFQAEQQELALVSDGTDDAPVGLITATDALEAVMGEIEDPLDVELEPRGMQ encoded by the coding sequence ATGAACGGGATCGAGCTGACGCTTCGCCTCGTCGCGGGACTGGCGCTCATCCTCGCGAACGGCTTCTTCGTCGCGATCGAGTTCGCGCTCACCCGCGTCCGCCAGTACCCGGAGTCGGAGTTCGACGTGCCGGGACTCAGGCGTGCCTGGGAGATGACACACGACCTGGAGATCTACCTCACGAGCTGTCAGGTCGGCATCTCCGCGACGAGCATCGCCGTCGGTATCGTCGCCGAACCGGCACTGGCCGCGCTGATCGATCCGGTGTTCGAGAACACGCTGCTCGCGGCCGTCGGCGCTGGCGGGATCGTCGCCTTCATCATCATCAACCTGCTGCACCTGACCCACGGCGAGCAGACGCCGACGTATCTCGGGGTCGAACGGACGAAGTTCGTCGCCCGGTGGGGCGCGACGCCGCTCTACTGGTTCGCCAAGCTGCTGTACCCGGTCATCGTGATCGGCGACAAGGTCGCCAAGTGGACCCTCGGCCTGTTCGGGATCGAGATGACCGGTGCGTGGCTCGAAACCGAAACCGAACGCGTCGAGTCGCGGGCGGAGCTTCGCAACCGGCTCGGGTCGCTGCTCGCCCGCGGCGACGTTCCTGCAGAGCGAAGGGAGGAGGTTCTGAACGCCCTGACCGTCGGTGAGCGGCCGGTCAGCGAGGTGATGACCGACCGGGACGAAGTCGTCTTCCTTTCGACGGCGGCCCCAGTCGAGGAGAACGTCGAACGGATCGGCGGGAGCCCCCACACGCGGTTCCCGCTGGTCGGCGACGACCCGTCCGACTTCCGCGGTATCGTGTACGTGCCCGCCGTCGTCGACCGCATCGACGAACTCCGCCGGGGCGAGGTCACGTTCGAGGACATCGCCGCCCCGCCAATGACGATCCCCGATGACACGCCGATCAGCGAGGCCGTCGACCGGTTCCAGGCCGAGCAGCAGGAACTCGCGCTCGTGAGTGACGGGACCGACGACGCCCCCGTCGGGCTGATCACCGCCACCGACGCTCTGGAAGCGGTGATGGGCGAGATAGAGGACCCGCTCGATGTCGAACTGGAACCCCGGGGAATGCAATGA
- a CDS encoding ABC transporter substrate-binding protein: protein MSSGSARGPTRRQYITTTGTLIGAGTLAGCTSTGPESEEDGNTGDGDDGGPHTATMSPVGTVEFDEVPESAFVAFPQYADAAVALGHGDAVNTLFTPDLAGTTMNAYYERLPGVSFDYEGLTDPLAEGLSRERLLELDSDVHFIDPAYVVSTDGWERSDVEDVAEQVGPWFGNYYSGTHATPPSAYRDGYEYYDLWGVVERVAAVFDETHRYEALASVHADLLSTIESGLPPAEERPTVARVSFMNDTFYALKADAPGYWQADTRPLGAEDVFAGGEWNLWGTLDYEAMLEVDPDVILNLWGTAPSYYVEDTRQTVANDPAGSKLSAIDNDRFYASGLRYQGPIMNLFQLEMTAKQLYPDQFGEWPGFPEGGPYPEFPESERLFDRQRLADVVAGEV, encoded by the coding sequence ATGTCCAGTGGATCGGCTCGCGGCCCGACGCGCAGACAGTACATCACGACGACCGGCACCCTCATCGGTGCCGGCACGCTCGCCGGCTGTACGAGCACGGGGCCGGAGTCCGAGGAGGATGGGAACACCGGCGACGGTGACGACGGCGGTCCACACACCGCTACGATGTCGCCCGTCGGAACCGTCGAGTTCGACGAGGTCCCCGAGAGCGCCTTCGTCGCCTTCCCGCAGTACGCCGACGCCGCCGTCGCGCTCGGCCACGGGGACGCCGTGAACACGCTGTTCACCCCCGATCTGGCCGGGACGACGATGAACGCGTACTACGAGCGACTCCCGGGCGTCTCGTTCGACTACGAGGGGCTGACCGACCCGCTCGCAGAGGGCCTGTCCCGGGAGCGACTGCTCGAACTCGACAGCGACGTGCACTTCATCGACCCGGCCTACGTCGTCTCGACGGACGGCTGGGAGCGGTCGGACGTCGAGGATGTCGCCGAACAGGTCGGGCCGTGGTTCGGCAACTACTACAGCGGCACGCACGCCACCCCGCCGTCGGCCTACCGGGACGGCTACGAGTACTACGACCTCTGGGGGGTCGTCGAGCGCGTCGCCGCCGTCTTCGACGAGACGCACCGCTACGAGGCGCTGGCGTCCGTCCACGCCGACCTGCTGTCGACCATCGAGTCCGGACTCCCGCCCGCCGAGGAGCGCCCGACCGTCGCGCGGGTCTCCTTCATGAACGACACGTTCTACGCGCTCAAGGCCGACGCGCCGGGGTACTGGCAGGCCGACACCCGGCCGCTCGGAGCCGAGGACGTGTTCGCCGGCGGGGAGTGGAACCTCTGGGGCACCCTCGACTACGAGGCGATGCTGGAGGTCGACCCGGACGTGATCCTCAACCTCTGGGGGACCGCCCCGAGCTACTACGTCGAGGACACGCGTCAGACCGTCGCCAACGACCCCGCCGGGAGCAAGCTCTCCGCGATCGATAACGACCGCTTCTACGCGTCCGGGCTGCGGTATCAGGGGCCGATCATGAACCTGTTCCAGCTGGAGATGACGGCGAAACAGCTCTACCCCGACCAGTTCGGCGAGTGGCCCGGCTTCCCCGAGGGCGGCCCGTACCCCGAGTTCCCCGAGAGCGAGCGCCTGTTCGACCGCCAGCGCCTCGCCGACGTGGTCGCCGGCGAGGTCTGA
- a CDS encoding enoyl-CoA hydratase/isomerase family protein, whose translation MQEFDYLTVERVDGVGRIVMERPDHHNAMNAAMAAELRDATADLVEDDAVRAAVLTGTGAVFNTGADLSAFEGDATDGRRLRTVASRLHGAVRNLASAPMPTVSGVNGVAAGGGFGLALSADIVLVSADARFEFAYPQLGLSGDGGSTFFLPRLVGHRRAREIALLDEPIPADEAVEMGLATEAVEPDAFDDRLAELAATLSEGPTRAYAATKRLLNRSYSRTLPAQLAAETDSVSRLAETDDYARGHAAFLGDGEPSFEGR comes from the coding sequence ATGCAGGAGTTCGACTACCTCACCGTCGAGCGCGTCGACGGCGTCGGCCGGATCGTCATGGAGCGCCCGGACCACCACAACGCGATGAACGCGGCGATGGCCGCGGAACTCCGGGACGCGACCGCCGACCTGGTCGAGGACGACGCCGTGCGCGCCGCCGTCCTCACCGGCACCGGGGCCGTGTTCAACACCGGCGCGGACCTCTCGGCGTTCGAGGGCGACGCGACCGACGGCCGCAGGCTTCGAACGGTCGCGTCGCGGCTGCACGGCGCGGTCCGGAACCTCGCGAGCGCGCCGATGCCGACCGTCTCGGGCGTCAACGGCGTCGCCGCCGGCGGCGGGTTCGGACTGGCGCTGTCGGCCGACATCGTCCTCGTCTCGGCGGACGCCCGGTTCGAGTTCGCCTACCCGCAACTGGGGCTGTCGGGCGACGGCGGGTCGACGTTCTTCCTGCCCCGACTGGTCGGCCACCGGCGCGCCCGCGAGATCGCCCTGCTGGACGAGCCGATCCCCGCCGACGAAGCGGTCGAGATGGGGCTGGCGACGGAGGCCGTCGAGCCGGACGCGTTCGACGACCGGCTGGCGGAACTCGCCGCGACGCTCTCGGAGGGGCCGACGCGTGCGTACGCGGCGACCAAGCGCCTGCTCAACCGGAGCTACTCGCGGACGCTGCCCGCGCAACTGGCCGCCGAGACCGACTCCGTCTCGCGGCTCGCGGAGACCGACGACTACGCCCGGGGCCACGCCGCGTTCCTCGGCGACGGCGAGCCGTCGTTCGAGGGGCGCTGA
- a CDS encoding HesB/IscA family protein, with amino-acid sequence MSTDAAGSGETRPEITVTEQAAERALDLLEGEDLDVTEAGLRLFVQQGGCAGLSYGMRFDDEADEDDTIYEHHGLQVFVDPASMNYIEGSVLDYETGLQGEGFHVENPNVVSECGCGESFRT; translated from the coding sequence ATGAGTACGGACGCCGCGGGGAGCGGGGAGACGCGCCCCGAGATCACCGTGACCGAACAGGCCGCCGAGCGCGCCCTCGACCTGCTGGAGGGCGAGGACCTCGACGTGACTGAGGCCGGGCTGCGGCTGTTCGTCCAGCAGGGCGGCTGTGCCGGTCTCTCCTACGGGATGCGCTTCGACGACGAGGCCGACGAGGACGACACCATCTACGAACACCACGGCCTGCAGGTGTTCGTCGACCCCGCCAGCATGAACTACATCGAGGGCAGCGTGCTGGACTACGAGACGGGGTTACAGGGCGAGGGGTTCCACGTCGAGAACCCCAACGTCGTCAGCGAGTGTGGCTGCGGCGAGTCGTTCCGGACGTAG
- a CDS encoding D-2-hydroxyacid dehydrogenase, whose protein sequence is MSDTPEVLVLRKGTHGAPVEQYADAIRERLPGGSVTLARTPDAERDLIADARYVTGMELDEALLDRATEMEVFACAYAGTGHLPMDALNERGVAVTNASGVHGPNIGEHVLGAILSFARRFHEGRRRQERREWRHYRAHELQGSTVGVVGLGAIGRAVVDRLEPFGVDTVGVRYSPEKGGPTDEVVSFDEVGEVVAETEYLVLACPLTDETEGLIGAEEFVTMPPEAVLVNVARGPVVDTDALVDALRSNWIRGAALDVTDPEPLPEDHPLWNLGNVQITPHNAGHTPEYYERLADIVAGNAERFAAGEELANRVN, encoded by the coding sequence ATGAGCGACACACCCGAGGTGCTCGTGTTGCGGAAGGGAACACACGGCGCGCCCGTCGAGCAGTACGCCGACGCGATCCGGGAACGGCTCCCCGGGGGGAGCGTGACGCTGGCCCGCACCCCCGACGCGGAGCGCGACCTGATCGCCGACGCGCGCTACGTCACGGGGATGGAACTGGACGAGGCCCTGCTCGACCGCGCGACCGAGATGGAGGTGTTCGCCTGCGCCTACGCCGGCACGGGCCACCTCCCGATGGACGCCCTGAACGAGCGCGGCGTGGCCGTCACGAACGCCTCGGGCGTTCACGGCCCGAACATCGGCGAGCACGTCCTCGGTGCGATCCTCTCGTTCGCCCGGCGGTTCCACGAGGGCCGCCGCCGGCAGGAGCGCCGCGAGTGGCGACATTACCGGGCGCACGAACTGCAGGGCAGCACCGTCGGCGTGGTCGGCCTCGGCGCGATCGGTCGCGCGGTCGTCGACCGCCTCGAACCGTTCGGCGTCGACACGGTCGGCGTCCGGTACTCCCCGGAAAAAGGCGGCCCGACCGACGAGGTCGTCAGCTTCGACGAGGTCGGCGAAGTCGTCGCCGAGACCGAGTACCTCGTGCTCGCCTGCCCGCTCACCGACGAAACCGAGGGGCTGATCGGAGCTGAGGAGTTCGTCACGATGCCGCCCGAGGCAGTCCTCGTCAACGTCGCGCGCGGCCCGGTCGTCGACACGGACGCGCTGGTCGACGCGCTCCGGAGCAACTGGATCCGCGGCGCGGCGCTGGACGTAACCGACCCCGAGCCGCTGCCGGAGGACCACCCGCTCTGGAACCTCGGAAACGTGCAGATCACGCCGCACAACGCCGGCCACACGCCCGAGTATTACGAGCGCCTGGCCGACATCGTCGCCGGCAACGCCGAGCGGTTCGCCGCCGGCGAGGAACTGGCGAACCGGGTGAACTGA
- a CDS encoding helix-turn-helix domain-containing protein, translated as MKRIEFSMTYDGVVHPLHRRVIADGDLGRAELLTWSPTPDATALLWLDGPRDAAERAVAADGTVDAVTFSPGDDGTYAFVAREEYAFPAAVLDAIAAAEVAFLPPVAFLGSGAVEFEAVGEATALSALHDALSELGDLRIERVRRFERNRSPARLTDRQRAALEAAVEEGYYEIPRTGTVEDVAEALGSSTSAVGELIRKAEAAVVGSYVK; from the coding sequence GTGAAGCGGATCGAGTTCTCGATGACGTACGACGGGGTCGTCCACCCGCTGCACCGTCGGGTCATCGCCGACGGTGACCTCGGCCGCGCCGAACTCCTGACGTGGAGTCCGACCCCCGACGCGACCGCGCTGCTGTGGCTGGACGGACCGCGGGACGCGGCCGAGCGTGCCGTCGCCGCCGACGGGACGGTCGACGCCGTCACGTTTAGCCCCGGGGACGACGGCACCTACGCGTTCGTCGCGCGGGAAGAGTACGCGTTTCCGGCGGCGGTTCTCGACGCGATCGCTGCGGCGGAGGTGGCGTTTCTCCCGCCGGTCGCCTTCCTCGGCTCCGGCGCAGTCGAGTTCGAGGCCGTCGGCGAGGCCACGGCCCTTAGCGCGCTCCACGACGCGCTCTCGGAGCTGGGTGACCTTCGCATCGAACGGGTCCGTCGGTTCGAGCGGAACCGTTCGCCAGCGCGGCTGACCGACCGCCAGCGGGCGGCGCTGGAGGCCGCCGTCGAGGAGGGCTACTACGAGATCCCGCGGACGGGAACCGTCGAAGACGTGGCCGAGGCGCTCGGCAGTTCTACGAGCGCGGTGGGGGAGCTGATACGGAAGGCGGAGGCGGCGGTGGTCGGGAGTTACGTCAAGTGA
- a CDS encoding NAD(P)/FAD-dependent oxidoreductase has protein sequence MERIDVAVVGGGPAGTAAALTAARNGADAVVFEKGVPREDRDGPGPDSTDAAGMLDYWVDIMDVDHEAIPDDVILQELADVDFLGPNESCTLRHTGIESSYPNFGFTFQRARMDDWWRDRAEDAGAEYRVGASVQGVETDLDGPTHRLSLADGGEVVADALVLADGPQRTVTNRVLDGFLPDRSMAEVLPSVEANHIAYQEHRRVPEEVFDDDTLKFWWGVMPGETAYPWVFPNDDNVARIGLTMPIGMDIDDVENPEAYALLREDDDEIPRGGEYIRRLLEREYGDEYDIESDFPLVEDRGKSGGTETYPISSTRPIDSPTGANVAVAGGAMGTTSAFHEGGYHVAIRTGKIAGELAATDSLGRYNDAWKDAIGDEILRNVAFADIVADYGPADWDDAFGTVDGLLADEDSDRLLKPSLRSGISGAKIYATYKRAKRKYRDGKYVQLSESAYSV, from the coding sequence ATGGAACGGATCGACGTTGCCGTCGTCGGCGGCGGTCCGGCCGGGACCGCGGCCGCCCTGACGGCGGCGCGAAACGGCGCGGACGCCGTCGTCTTCGAGAAGGGAGTTCCCCGCGAGGACCGGGACGGACCCGGCCCGGACTCGACGGATGCCGCCGGGATGCTCGACTACTGGGTCGACATCATGGATGTCGACCACGAGGCGATCCCCGACGACGTGATCCTGCAGGAGTTAGCCGACGTTGACTTCCTCGGCCCGAACGAGTCCTGCACCCTCCGACACACCGGGATCGAATCCTCGTACCCGAACTTCGGCTTCACCTTCCAGCGCGCCCGGATGGACGACTGGTGGCGCGACCGCGCCGAGGACGCCGGCGCTGAGTACCGCGTCGGCGCGAGCGTCCAGGGCGTGGAGACGGACCTCGACGGGCCGACCCACCGCCTCTCGCTGGCCGACGGCGGTGAGGTGGTCGCCGACGCGCTCGTCCTCGCGGACGGGCCACAGCGGACCGTAACGAACCGCGTGCTCGACGGCTTCCTCCCGGATCGGTCGATGGCGGAGGTCCTGCCCTCCGTCGAGGCCAACCACATCGCCTACCAGGAGCATCGTCGCGTTCCCGAGGAGGTCTTCGACGACGACACGCTGAAGTTCTGGTGGGGGGTGATGCCCGGCGAGACGGCGTACCCCTGGGTGTTCCCGAACGACGACAACGTCGCCCGGATCGGGCTGACGATGCCCATCGGCATGGACATCGACGACGTGGAGAACCCCGAGGCGTACGCCCTGCTCCGCGAGGACGACGACGAGATCCCCCGCGGTGGCGAGTACATCCGCCGCCTGCTCGAACGCGAGTACGGCGACGAGTACGACATCGAGTCGGACTTCCCCCTCGTCGAGGACCGCGGGAAGTCCGGCGGCACGGAGACGTACCCCATCTCCTCGACTCGCCCGATCGACTCGCCGACCGGCGCGAACGTCGCCGTCGCGGGCGGCGCGATGGGCACTACCTCCGCGTTCCACGAGGGCGGCTACCACGTCGCGATCCGGACGGGGAAGATCGCGGGCGAACTCGCCGCGACCGACTCCCTGGGGCGCTACAACGACGCCTGGAAGGACGCCATCGGCGACGAGATACTCCGCAACGTCGCGTTCGCAGACATCGTCGCCGACTACGGGCCAGCGGACTGGGACGACGCCTTCGGGACCGTCGACGGCCTGCTCGCCGACGAGGACAGCGACCGCCTGCTGAAGCCGAGCCTCCGGAGCGGCATCTCGGGGGCGAAGATCTACGCGACGTACAAGCGGGCCAAACGGAAGTACCGCGACGGGAAGTACGTCCAGCTCTCCGAGTCGGCCTACTCTGTTTGA
- a CDS encoding alpha/beta fold hydrolase — protein sequence MATTADPSRTDGTRETERSTTIHRDGERRVAYSEYGRPEGSPVVFLHGTPGSRRLGKLLDEAATDHDVRLLAPDRPGYGRSSPWPDRGVSDAGGFVATVLDDAGVERAGVVAFSGGAPYALAAAATHSDRIARVDLVAGATPPAVSERTPAVQRLLGGLASTTPRVLRGLFRGQAWVAKRRDPAFVVGLYADAPESVPDDVAAVVQADFVEAFAEHRSGAVTEFRHAATDWGVDYAAVDAPVHLRHGSDDANVPVDDARRFADRLPAAAVTVLDGADHLGTLLRSAPDVMSAHA from the coding sequence ATGGCGACGACGGCGGACCCCTCACGGACCGACGGCACGCGGGAGACCGAGCGCTCGACCACGATCCATCGGGATGGCGAGCGACGAGTCGCGTACAGCGAGTACGGGCGTCCGGAGGGGTCTCCGGTCGTGTTCCTCCACGGAACACCCGGATCGCGTCGACTCGGGAAGCTACTCGACGAGGCGGCGACGGACCACGACGTTCGGCTGCTCGCCCCCGACAGGCCGGGGTATGGACGGTCCTCCCCGTGGCCGGATCGTGGCGTCTCGGACGCCGGAGGGTTCGTCGCGACCGTCCTCGACGACGCCGGCGTGGAGCGCGCCGGGGTCGTCGCGTTCTCCGGCGGCGCGCCGTACGCGCTCGCCGCCGCGGCGACGCATTCCGACCGGATCGCGCGGGTCGACCTCGTCGCCGGGGCCACGCCGCCGGCGGTGAGCGAACGGACCCCGGCCGTCCAGCGCCTCCTCGGCGGGCTGGCGAGCACGACACCCCGGGTCCTTCGGGGCCTGTTCCGCGGGCAGGCGTGGGTGGCAAAGCGTCGCGATCCCGCCTTCGTCGTCGGGCTGTACGCGGACGCACCCGAGTCGGTGCCGGACGACGTGGCGGCGGTCGTGCAGGCCGACTTCGTCGAGGCGTTCGCCGAGCACCGCAGCGGCGCTGTGACCGAGTTCCGCCACGCGGCGACCGACTGGGGGGTCGACTACGCCGCGGTCGACGCGCCCGTCCACCTCCGGCACGGGTCGGACGACGCGAACGTCCCGGTCGACGACGCGCGGCGGTTCGCGGACCGGCTTCCCGCGGCGGCGGTCACGGTCCTCGACGGCGCGGACCACCTCGGGACGCTGCTGCGGAGCGCACCGGACGTGATGAGCGCGCACGCCTGA
- a CDS encoding universal stress protein — translation MYDEILLPFDGSDGAAEALHHAAEVAHWADATITLLFVADTTRDSVSVVESTVVDSLVQEGEAVVEDGEKTLETLGVAHNSDVVQGNPAPTVVDYAERYDYDLVVMPTHGREGVSRYLVGSVTEKVVRLSSVPVLTVRMQPDERLAFPYEDVLIPTDGSDGAARAAEHGLPLAAALDATVHALSVVDDTALGPDVRSTVSETEREQVATDAVDDLASRAETHGVANVVRHVERGSPIEVLLDTVESTDADAVVMGTTGRRGTDRILLGSVAEKTVRSAPVPVITVGGGE, via the coding sequence ATGTACGACGAGATCCTGCTCCCGTTCGACGGCAGCGACGGGGCCGCCGAGGCCCTGCACCACGCCGCCGAGGTCGCACACTGGGCCGACGCGACCATCACGCTCCTGTTCGTCGCGGACACGACGCGCGACAGCGTCAGCGTCGTCGAATCCACGGTCGTCGACTCGCTCGTGCAGGAGGGCGAGGCCGTCGTCGAGGACGGGGAGAAGACGCTCGAAACGCTCGGCGTCGCGCACAACTCCGACGTGGTGCAGGGGAACCCCGCACCCACGGTCGTCGACTACGCCGAGCGATACGACTACGACCTGGTCGTCATGCCGACGCACGGCCGGGAGGGGGTGTCGCGATACCTCGTCGGAAGCGTCACGGAGAAGGTCGTCCGCCTGTCGTCGGTCCCCGTCCTCACAGTGCGGATGCAACCGGACGAGCGACTCGCGTTCCCCTACGAGGACGTGCTCATCCCGACCGACGGGAGCGACGGGGCGGCCCGCGCCGCCGAGCACGGACTCCCGCTCGCGGCCGCTCTCGACGCCACCGTGCACGCGCTGTCGGTCGTGGACGACACGGCGCTGGGACCTGACGTTCGCTCCACCGTCTCGGAAACCGAACGGGAGCAGGTCGCGACAGACGCCGTCGACGACCTCGCGTCCCGGGCGGAGACCCACGGCGTCGCGAACGTCGTCCGGCACGTCGAACGGGGGAGCCCGATCGAGGTCCTGCTCGACACCGTCGAATCGACCGATGCCGACGCTGTCGTGATGGGAACGACGGGGCGGCGCGGGACCGACCGGATCCTGCTCGGGAGCGTCGCCGAGAAGACCGTCCGCTCCGCGCCGGTGCCGGTGATCACGGTCGGCGGCGGGGAGTAG
- the hisD gene encoding histidinol dehydrogenase has protein sequence MNARAVADLGPNDRAALFDRDAGVEAVRSDVVDIVERVRTEGDVAVRDFSREFDDVEVANLEITDRAERAYDELDDELRDTIETAAANVREFHEAQVPADWRESFDGRELGRRFRPLERVGVYAPGGTAAYPSSAIMGVVPAKVAGVEEVAVATPPAEEMNSVTLAAIHAAGADTVYSVGGAQAVAALAYGTETVHRVQKVVGPGNRWVTAAKAEVRGDVDIDFLAGPSEVLVLADDTADPEYVAADLVAQAEHDENASVVAVTDDEPTAEAIADAVEAQADGRDREGTVRAALESDASGVFHARSMSEAVLFAEEYAAEHLSIQAEDDEALLDRVDSAGSVFLGPYTPVAAGDYASGTNHVLPTNGGAKRHGGLSVDTFLRSTTVQRLSEESLGDLRDTVETLAEAEGLEAHAESVRTRFDGR, from the coding sequence ATGAACGCCAGAGCAGTCGCCGACCTCGGCCCGAACGACCGCGCCGCGCTGTTCGACCGCGACGCCGGCGTCGAGGCGGTGCGGAGCGACGTCGTCGACATCGTCGAGCGCGTCCGAACGGAGGGCGACGTGGCGGTTCGGGATTTCTCCCGGGAGTTCGACGACGTCGAGGTTGCGAACCTCGAAATCACGGACCGGGCCGAGCGCGCGTACGACGAACTGGACGACGAACTGCGCGACACCATCGAGACGGCGGCCGCGAACGTCCGCGAGTTCCACGAGGCACAGGTGCCCGCGGACTGGCGGGAGTCGTTCGACGGTCGGGAACTCGGCCGGCGATTCCGCCCGCTCGAACGCGTCGGCGTGTACGCGCCCGGCGGCACTGCGGCATACCCCTCCAGCGCGATCATGGGCGTCGTGCCCGCGAAGGTCGCCGGCGTCGAGGAGGTCGCGGTCGCCACGCCGCCGGCCGAGGAGATGAACTCCGTCACCCTCGCGGCCATCCACGCGGCGGGGGCCGACACCGTCTACAGCGTCGGCGGCGCACAGGCCGTCGCGGCGCTGGCCTACGGGACGGAGACGGTCCACCGCGTCCAGAAGGTCGTCGGCCCGGGCAACCGCTGGGTCACGGCCGCCAAGGCCGAGGTCCGGGGCGACGTCGACATCGATTTCCTCGCCGGACCGAGCGAGGTGCTGGTGCTCGCCGACGACACCGCCGACCCCGAGTACGTCGCCGCCGACCTCGTCGCGCAGGCCGAACACGACGAGAACGCGTCGGTCGTCGCGGTCACGGACGACGAGCCGACCGCCGAGGCCATTGCCGACGCCGTCGAGGCGCAGGCCGACGGGCGGGACCGCGAGGGGACGGTCCGGGCGGCGCTCGAAAGCGACGCCAGCGGCGTGTTCCACGCCCGGTCGATGAGCGAGGCCGTGCTGTTCGCCGAGGAGTACGCGGCCGAGCACCTCTCGATACAGGCCGAGGACGACGAGGCGCTGCTCGACCGGGTCGACAGCGCCGGCAGCGTCTTCCTCGGCCCGTACACCCCCGTCGCCGCCGGAGACTACGCCAGCGGCACGAACCACGTCCTCCCGACCAACGGCGGCGCGAAGCGCCACGGCGGCCTCTCCGTCGACACGTTCCTGCGCTCCACGACCGTCCAGCGCCTCTCCGAGGAATCGCTCGGCGACCTCCGGGACACCGTCGAAACGCTCGCCGAGGCCGAGGGGCTGGAGGCACACGCCGAGAGCGTTCGGACGCGGTTTGACGGGCGGTAG